The following coding sequences lie in one Apium graveolens cultivar Ventura chromosome 1, ASM990537v1, whole genome shotgun sequence genomic window:
- the LOC141664679 gene encoding ubiquitin-like modifier-activating enzyme 5 isoform X2 — MTKTDAAVQTLSDINPDGVLESYTLNITTVQGFETFMASLTNKTYSPSKDGTGVDLVLSCVDNYEARMVVNQACNELKQTWMELYFLL; from the exons ATGACCAAGACTGATGCTGCTGTTCAAACTCTTTCAGACATAAATCCAGATGGTGTGTTAGAG AGCTATACACTTAATATTACAACAGTTCAAGGTTTTGAAACTTTCATGGCAAGTCTTACAAATAAAACATATAGCCCGAGCAAAGACGGTACTGGGGTTGATCTTGTTTTAAGCTGTGTTGATAATTACGAAGCAAGAATGGTAGTAAATCAG GCTTGCAATGAGCTTAAACAAACATGGATGGAGTTATACTTTCTACTTTGA
- the LOC141664679 gene encoding ubiquitin-like modifier-activating enzyme 5 isoform X1 — protein MCLQLCGMTKTDAAVQTLSDINPDGVLESYTLNITTVQGFETFMASLTNKTYSPSKDGTGVDLVLSCVDNYEARMVVNQACNELKQTWMELYFLL, from the exons ATGTGCTTACAACTG TGCGGTATGACCAAGACTGATGCTGCTGTTCAAACTCTTTCAGACATAAATCCAGATGGTGTGTTAGAG AGCTATACACTTAATATTACAACAGTTCAAGGTTTTGAAACTTTCATGGCAAGTCTTACAAATAAAACATATAGCCCGAGCAAAGACGGTACTGGGGTTGATCTTGTTTTAAGCTGTGTTGATAATTACGAAGCAAGAATGGTAGTAAATCAG GCTTGCAATGAGCTTAAACAAACATGGATGGAGTTATACTTTCTACTTTGA